A section of the Dehalobacter sp. DCM genome encodes:
- a CDS encoding SDR family oxidoreductase: protein MGKILITGATGQLGRLVVKHLLDSGITAQNVVAMVRNEEKAAELIKLGLEIRMGNYDHSDTLRAAFQDIDKLLFISSSSPDGSHRIIQHASVAKAARDAGVGHVVYTSLGFADKVALGIENVHLATEFAVKETHIPYTILRNAFYIDTLLDPFIPDAVASGVIVSAAKGSKMNFAARNDFALAAAKVLTTDGHQNKVYELSNPNPYSFDEFAAIISEVSHKEVKHIELTPEQAKEHMLKQGVSEGWAGFYTQMWKAFELGYFSLASNDLINLIGNKLTSVKEEVQKVLNG from the coding sequence TTGGGTAAGATTTTAATTACAGGTGCAACAGGCCAACTCGGGAGACTAGTCGTGAAGCATTTGCTGGATAGCGGGATTACAGCACAGAACGTTGTGGCAATGGTCCGCAATGAAGAAAAAGCAGCGGAACTTATAAAGTTAGGTTTGGAAATCCGTATGGGGAACTATGACCATAGCGATACGTTGCGTGCTGCTTTTCAAGATATTGATAAACTGTTGTTTATTTCAAGTTCTTCTCCAGACGGTTCGCACCGTATTATCCAACATGCATCCGTTGCCAAAGCAGCCAGGGATGCTGGAGTTGGACATGTTGTTTACACCAGCTTAGGATTTGCCGATAAGGTAGCATTAGGCATAGAAAACGTTCACCTGGCTACTGAATTTGCGGTTAAAGAAACACATATTCCTTACACAATCCTCCGAAATGCATTTTACATTGACACGTTATTGGATCCATTTATTCCAGATGCGGTTGCTTCCGGGGTTATTGTCAGCGCAGCCAAGGGCAGTAAAATGAATTTTGCTGCGCGGAATGACTTTGCTCTGGCAGCAGCAAAGGTTCTGACAACGGATGGACACCAAAATAAGGTATACGAGCTGTCCAATCCAAACCCGTATTCGTTTGATGAGTTTGCTGCTATTATCTCCGAAGTATCACACAAGGAAGTTAAGCATATCGAGCTTACGCCAGAACAAGCTAAGGAGCACATGCTCAAACAGGGAGTTTCAGAAGGGTGGGCAGGCTTCTATACACAAATGTGGAAGGCCTTTGAATTAGGTTACTTTAGTCTCGCATCGAATGATCTTATCAATCTAATTGGTAATAAATTGACATCGGTCAAAGAAGAAGTACAAAAAGTGCTAAATGGGTGA
- a CDS encoding FAD-dependent oxidoreductase — protein sequence MGNNITTDIIVVGSGATGLVAALTAAENGAKVMIFEKQRSPGGTSNFFGGTFAVESEFQRKRGITYSRDDAFKNIMGFNHWKGNARLVRAIVDESSKTIIWLQQQGIEFVDMESTTYHAIKGHGANLVRILTQNAKDKGIELKLGTPVKELLREGDRIAGIVYEQDGEEVEVAAKAVIIATGGYANNKEWIKKYTGLDLGVNVTVIGNVDKMGEGIRMAWEAGAAPEGMGLLELTTWGFNGPDAVYKELGAAASQPDLWVNPKGERFCDESIVFFPSDIGNASARIKEGFSYRLFDNTIKERLETWGVDHPVYVDCPIGTRLLNMDKEFKAAAENGSTEVFEADSIEELAVKMGIEPAVLKATVEEYNHFCAQGHDDLFVKDRKYLRPLLGPKYYAVLARTVFLGTIGGIKVNHNFEAVDKNDNPVPGLYAGGFDAAGLNGDTYCITAGPGLCSATAMNSGRIAGRNAAKYVTEII from the coding sequence ATGGGAAATAATATAACAACAGATATCATTGTGGTTGGTTCCGGGGCGACAGGTCTGGTGGCGGCTCTGACCGCTGCCGAAAACGGCGCGAAAGTAATGATTTTTGAAAAACAGCGTTCGCCGGGAGGGACTTCCAATTTCTTCGGAGGGACATTTGCCGTAGAGAGCGAGTTTCAGCGTAAAAGGGGAATTACTTACAGCCGGGACGACGCCTTTAAAAACATTATGGGGTTCAATCATTGGAAGGGAAACGCCCGTTTAGTCCGTGCCATTGTGGATGAATCCAGTAAAACGATTATCTGGCTTCAGCAGCAGGGGATTGAATTTGTTGATATGGAGAGCACCACCTATCATGCCATTAAAGGGCACGGTGCCAATCTTGTCAGAATCCTTACTCAGAATGCCAAAGATAAAGGGATTGAACTGAAGCTGGGAACACCAGTCAAAGAGCTCCTCAGAGAAGGAGACCGCATTGCCGGCATCGTCTATGAGCAGGACGGTGAGGAAGTTGAAGTGGCGGCCAAAGCGGTTATTATTGCCACCGGTGGCTACGCCAATAATAAAGAGTGGATCAAGAAATATACGGGATTAGATTTAGGAGTTAATGTGACCGTCATCGGCAATGTCGACAAGATGGGAGAAGGTATTCGCATGGCATGGGAAGCGGGTGCTGCTCCGGAAGGTATGGGACTACTGGAACTGACCACCTGGGGTTTTAACGGGCCTGATGCCGTTTATAAAGAGCTCGGCGCAGCAGCTTCCCAGCCTGACTTATGGGTTAATCCGAAGGGAGAACGCTTCTGCGACGAATCGATCGTATTTTTCCCCAGTGACATTGGAAATGCTAGTGCGAGAATTAAAGAAGGCTTCAGTTACAGATTATTCGATAATACCATCAAGGAAAGACTGGAGACATGGGGTGTTGACCATCCCGTATATGTGGATTGCCCCATCGGAACCCGCCTTTTGAATATGGATAAAGAGTTTAAAGCGGCTGCTGAAAACGGAAGCACCGAAGTATTTGAGGCCGATTCCATCGAAGAACTGGCGGTAAAGATGGGAATTGAACCGGCAGTCTTAAAGGCGACAGTGGAAGAATACAACCACTTCTGCGCCCAGGGGCATGATGATCTTTTTGTTAAGGATCGAAAATATCTCCGACCGCTGCTCGGCCCAAAATACTATGCGGTGCTTGCCCGTACGGTCTTTTTGGGGACCATTGGCGGCATCAAAGTCAACCATAATTTTGAAGCGGTGGATAAGAATGATAACCCGGTACCTGGGCTATATGCGGGAGGCTTTGATGCAGCCGGTTTGAACGGGGATACCTATTGCATTACTGCCGGCCCTGGTCTTTGTTCAGCCACTGCCATGAATTCCGGCCGCATAGCGGGGCGGAATGCTGCGAAGTATGTGACGGAGATTATATAA
- a CDS encoding oxidoreductase, giving the protein MSLKYSHLLEPVKIGNHVFKNHMICSASEPLFIQGNEPYPSEQLILHYANIAKNGAALVTCCGAKDPHFRRAPKQRFGPVFDLDSTWSNYISHMADSIHFYNSKATMRLCIDDADGYDVSEGIPSFAIAGDGSQSTVGKETPLDMLEAYIDDLVEQALIFKEHGFDGVYLHMAYKITVLGRFLSPLTNIRTDKYGGSFENRIKYPLEVCSRIKEACGRDFLIEVSISGYDMEPGGWTLDDSIKFAKAAEGLIDLMDIRCANIDEQSATNFQEPTPYLYLAEAIKKSNPKVAIVTLGGYGNLDVMEDAIASGKTDFIAMARTWIANPEYGKLAYEGRNEDVVPCLRCNKCHKAGVNVPWTPVCSVNPLHGIAHRYKNMIDPPTKKKKVAILGGGPAGMEAALVCQSRGHDVTLFEKSGELGGQLTFAKYVSFKWTLLDFMNYLINQVGKAGIKVKLNTEATPEMISGGDYDAILAALGSVPVIPSIPGANLNHVISAFEVYGREDSLAEEIVVVGGGKVGVETGMHLAEKGHKVTVVEMLSELAGDAAPVHYRTVMERAWNSLEKFHAVTQARVTQITPEGVVYLDKEGAEQSLNAGNVILSVGSKPLNEKALEFTRCGAQLFLIGDCNNPGNVQKLMRNAFAMASQI; this is encoded by the coding sequence ATGAGTCTAAAGTATTCCCATCTTTTGGAGCCGGTCAAAATTGGTAACCACGTTTTTAAAAACCATATGATTTGTTCTGCAAGCGAGCCTTTATTCATTCAAGGCAATGAACCTTATCCCTCGGAGCAGCTTATCCTTCACTATGCAAATATTGCTAAAAACGGTGCAGCCCTTGTCACGTGTTGCGGCGCCAAAGATCCCCATTTCAGACGCGCCCCCAAGCAAAGGTTTGGGCCGGTTTTCGATTTAGATTCAACCTGGTCGAATTATATCAGCCATATGGCAGACAGCATTCATTTTTATAATTCAAAGGCCACCATGCGGCTCTGTATTGATGACGCCGATGGGTACGATGTCAGCGAGGGTATCCCGTCTTTTGCTATTGCCGGCGATGGGTCTCAATCGACTGTCGGCAAGGAAACGCCCTTGGATATGCTGGAAGCATACATTGATGATCTTGTTGAGCAAGCCCTTATTTTCAAAGAGCACGGGTTTGACGGCGTCTATCTCCATATGGCCTATAAAATTACTGTTCTTGGGCGATTTCTCTCGCCACTCACCAATATCCGGACTGACAAATACGGCGGCAGCTTTGAAAACCGGATCAAATATCCATTAGAAGTCTGCTCCCGTATCAAAGAAGCATGCGGTAGGGATTTCCTCATCGAAGTCTCTATCTCAGGCTATGATATGGAACCCGGCGGTTGGACTCTGGACGATTCCATTAAATTTGCCAAAGCTGCTGAGGGCCTGATTGATTTGATGGATATCCGGTGTGCGAATATTGACGAGCAGAGTGCCACGAATTTTCAAGAACCCACTCCTTATCTTTACCTGGCGGAAGCCATTAAAAAATCCAATCCCAAGGTTGCCATTGTAACGCTTGGGGGGTATGGTAACCTGGATGTGATGGAAGACGCCATTGCCTCAGGGAAAACCGATTTCATTGCGATGGCCAGAACCTGGATCGCTAACCCCGAATATGGCAAGTTAGCCTATGAAGGTCGGAATGAGGATGTTGTCCCTTGTCTCCGTTGCAATAAATGTCATAAGGCAGGCGTTAATGTCCCTTGGACGCCAGTCTGTTCGGTGAATCCGCTTCACGGTATTGCCCATCGCTACAAGAACATGATCGATCCTCCCACCAAAAAGAAAAAGGTTGCAATCTTAGGCGGAGGGCCTGCCGGTATGGAAGCGGCATTAGTCTGCCAGTCCCGTGGACATGATGTAACCTTGTTTGAGAAAAGCGGGGAACTGGGTGGACAATTGACTTTTGCCAAATATGTTTCGTTTAAATGGACTTTGCTTGATTTTATGAATTATTTAATTAATCAGGTCGGCAAAGCAGGGATTAAGGTCAAATTGAATACAGAAGCTACGCCGGAAATGATCAGCGGAGGGGATTATGATGCCATCCTGGCTGCTCTCGGTTCCGTTCCAGTCATTCCGTCCATACCGGGGGCCAACTTAAACCACGTGATTTCTGCTTTTGAAGTTTATGGCCGGGAAGATTCACTGGCTGAAGAAATTGTCGTTGTCGGCGGGGGCAAGGTCGGCGTTGAAACCGGTATGCATTTAGCAGAAAAAGGCCACAAGGTTACCGTTGTCGAAATGCTGAGCGAATTGGCGGGTGATGCGGCGCCGGTTCATTACCGCACGGTAATGGAGCGTGCCTGGAATTCGTTAGAAAAGTTTCACGCTGTTACCCAGGCTCGAGTTACCCAAATTACTCCCGAAGGGGTGGTCTATCTGGATAAGGAGGGAGCAGAACAGAGCCTTAACGCCGGTAATGTCATCCTTTCTGTTGGTTCTAAACCGCTCAACGAGAAGGCTCTCGAGTTTACTCGCTGTGGCGCGCAGTTATTCCTGATCGGTGACTGCAACAATCCCGGCAATGTACAAAAACTTATGCGCAACGCATTCGCAATGGCTTCTCAGATCTGA
- a CDS encoding aldehyde ferredoxin oxidoreductase N-terminal domain-containing protein, which translates to MIENGYTGELLTIDLSSRIVTKLRTSVYTDRFLGGRGVGAKLYWDLTPPGTNSFDPKNCLVFITGPVTGFTGLSGCRWQICGKSPHIGSGFFSYANVGGSWGAWLKYAGYDGLVVSGRADRPVYLYLDDQGKIEIRDAAHLWGKTNLEAQELLHAEVGKEARIFSIGPAGENQVYYATAMTSDYSLAGGGLVSEMGSKQLKAIVIKATEKRKPVAARPDELKLLAKRAYDLKEKNWDPYPEFEANGHPTLCYGCIGGPGFCNRRTYMAESGKTFRNFCQAAVVYVDYALQYSPTGAAQAYHLATQLCDNYGLDTMALAPLLAWLKLCYREGILSESETGLPLSKIGSIEFITTLVQKISYRQGFGDILADGLIRTAQCVGKGSESLFGPCGLLTRDGEEATIQINIYDADGYDVSTGIPAMAITGDGSLPLVGKETPLEFSEKFLLGYKRPSHGYHVRWGYVCR; encoded by the coding sequence TTGATCGAAAACGGCTACACGGGTGAATTACTGACAATAGACCTTTCATCAAGGATTGTCACCAAGTTGCGCACTTCTGTTTATACTGATCGTTTCCTGGGGGGACGGGGAGTCGGAGCTAAGTTGTACTGGGATTTGACTCCCCCCGGAACTAATTCCTTTGACCCTAAAAATTGCTTAGTATTTATTACTGGACCGGTCACCGGATTTACCGGACTTTCCGGCTGTCGCTGGCAGATTTGCGGGAAATCGCCGCATATCGGTTCCGGTTTTTTCTCCTATGCCAACGTGGGCGGAAGTTGGGGGGCTTGGTTAAAATATGCCGGTTATGACGGACTTGTCGTCAGTGGCAGAGCCGACCGCCCTGTTTACCTTTATCTTGATGATCAGGGGAAAATAGAAATCAGGGATGCCGCACATTTATGGGGAAAAACGAATTTAGAGGCCCAGGAGTTATTACACGCCGAAGTCGGAAAAGAAGCCAGAATATTTAGCATTGGTCCGGCAGGGGAAAACCAGGTCTATTACGCCACCGCTATGACTTCGGATTATTCCTTGGCCGGCGGTGGCCTGGTTAGTGAGATGGGATCGAAGCAACTAAAAGCGATTGTGATTAAAGCCACAGAGAAAAGAAAGCCCGTGGCAGCCCGCCCGGATGAATTAAAGCTGTTGGCTAAACGCGCTTATGATTTAAAAGAAAAGAATTGGGATCCGTACCCTGAATTCGAAGCAAACGGACATCCGACACTGTGTTATGGCTGTATTGGCGGGCCTGGTTTCTGTAACCGGAGAACCTATATGGCCGAGTCTGGTAAGACTTTTCGAAATTTTTGTCAGGCGGCAGTTGTCTATGTTGATTATGCCCTGCAGTATTCTCCAACGGGTGCAGCCCAAGCCTACCATCTGGCAACCCAGTTGTGTGATAATTACGGGCTGGATACTATGGCTCTGGCGCCACTCTTGGCTTGGCTCAAACTATGTTATCGCGAAGGAATATTAAGCGAGTCTGAAACAGGACTCCCTCTTTCTAAAATCGGCAGTATTGAATTTATCACGACTCTCGTTCAGAAAATATCTTACCGGCAAGGTTTTGGGGATATTCTGGCCGATGGATTAATAAGGACGGCGCAATGTGTTGGCAAAGGTTCTGAAAGCTTATTTGGGCCCTGTGGTTTACTGACTCGGGATGGTGAAGAGGCTACGATCCAAATCAATATCTATGATGCGGATGGGTATGATGTCAGCACCGGTATCCCAGCAATGGCTATCACTGGCGATGGTTCTCTGCCGCTCGTCGGCAAAGAAACGCCACTGGAATTCTCTGAAAAATTTTTACTCGGTTACAAACGCCCGAGTCACGGGTATCACGTCAGATGGGGTTACGTATGTAGATAG
- a CDS encoding PucR family transcriptional regulator: MEKYSVIIDSLQKHKITAQIIHHNNDLIENVDYLITNQNYFEKDVLYLGKVSDYLEISKLEYPINILLVCDSQYNPEYYDSEKVNCVVLAESPPLDRLREEIQRFLQSRKELQWQSMQLYDCLSNGKGVQALVNLASELLNNPLIIFDQNQRVIAYSQNKRTPKPFLEDKSSLTEIPDRNLSRPININGDSVGWVVMTESNKLSNENTLQLLSVLSNVISVELQKGKYFWQTKEVAVENLFRDLLNDKLQCDELVKERLKFIDLSLENHIFVMVAKYIIDNPDNTPLPYIRELLNSKINRAKCAIYDNKIVMILTRANKSLFADDELQKLNTLFEENHMLAGVSRDFTDIMQIKNYYSQSCKAIELGQRLDIIHKVYFYNDYAEFHLIEMAAKHENILEICNPLLLKLMEEDRRNQGEMLKTLYVYLQTGNNLTESSIILHIHRNTMIYRLKKIEEFLDETIDDPKVAFIINLSMKILHLHEGAEFLKSP, from the coding sequence ATGGAAAAATATTCAGTCATTATTGATTCCTTACAAAAACATAAAATTACTGCCCAGATTATTCACCATAACAACGATTTAATTGAGAACGTGGATTATTTAATAACAAACCAGAACTACTTTGAAAAGGACGTCCTTTATCTGGGAAAAGTATCCGATTATCTTGAAATATCAAAATTGGAGTATCCTATAAACATTTTGCTTGTATGCGATTCCCAATATAACCCTGAATACTACGATTCCGAGAAGGTTAATTGCGTTGTATTAGCTGAATCTCCTCCGCTGGACAGGCTTCGTGAAGAAATCCAGCGTTTTTTACAAAGCCGGAAGGAATTACAATGGCAATCAATGCAGCTCTATGATTGCCTGTCAAACGGCAAAGGGGTGCAGGCACTGGTGAATTTGGCAAGTGAATTGCTTAACAATCCATTAATTATTTTTGATCAAAATCAACGAGTAATAGCCTATTCACAAAATAAACGGACACCGAAACCTTTTTTGGAGGATAAGTCTTCTTTGACAGAAATCCCTGATCGTAATCTGAGCAGGCCAATCAACATCAACGGTGATTCGGTAGGTTGGGTTGTCATGACGGAAAGTAATAAGCTTTCTAACGAAAATACGCTTCAATTACTCAGCGTGCTGAGCAACGTTATTTCTGTTGAACTCCAAAAAGGGAAATATTTCTGGCAGACAAAAGAAGTTGCTGTCGAAAATTTATTCAGGGATTTATTGAATGATAAGTTGCAATGTGATGAACTAGTAAAAGAACGGCTGAAGTTCATCGATCTATCTCTCGAAAATCATATCTTTGTTATGGTAGCCAAGTACATTATTGATAATCCGGACAATACCCCTCTGCCCTATATCAGGGAGCTGTTGAATTCAAAAATCAACAGGGCCAAATGCGCAATTTATGATAATAAAATTGTTATGATTTTAACCCGCGCGAATAAATCCCTTTTTGCTGATGACGAATTGCAGAAATTAAATACATTGTTCGAAGAAAATCACATGTTGGCTGGTGTAAGCCGTGATTTTACAGATATTATGCAAATTAAGAATTACTATTCCCAGTCGTGTAAAGCGATTGAACTGGGACAGCGTTTGGATATTATACATAAAGTTTATTTTTATAACGATTATGCGGAATTTCATTTGATTGAAATGGCTGCTAAACACGAAAATATCTTGGAAATCTGCAATCCGCTGCTGCTGAAATTAATGGAAGAAGATCGGCGTAATCAGGGTGAAATGCTCAAAACACTCTATGTTTATCTCCAAACGGGAAACAATCTTACAGAATCTTCTATCATTCTTCACATCCATCGCAATACGATGATTTATCGCCTAAAAAAGATTGAGGAATTTTTGGATGAAACGATCGATGATCCGAAAGTGGCCTTTATTATTAATCTTTCCATGAAGATCCTTCATCTTCATGAAGGAGCAGAATTTCTTAAATCACCATAA
- a CDS encoding radical SAM protein translates to MKISKKDALAWFEFFSILPEDEEVMAKQQEIIYATFAQIEASIDHRNDRLMSDIKNLKTLANRTYFVGNESKFPQGCRSCLLGTGLSAIRKTHKCNLECKFCYHYGELDDIFPVGEGMWEIGGTKFYEKDIDLLLSMQQKPTGISYVYLEPFMEIEKYYPVIKKFSEAGIHQHLYTNGTLATEETLKALGEAGLDELRFNLGASNCSDKVIKNMVIAKKYIKRVGIETPMTPEFFATFFKKKHAILESELDFINCAELHLNPNNIDNYGGENMYICRHGYISPIWSRELTLKFMKIAAEESWDLAVHDCSNYTKFARGLNFSNNESKWVGSSNYTCEFSRIPYDVFLPILRDDNFKFLSEEELPDGYKPGEMIF, encoded by the coding sequence ATGAAAATTTCAAAAAAAGATGCGTTGGCTTGGTTTGAGTTCTTTTCAATATTGCCAGAGGATGAGGAAGTTATGGCAAAACAACAAGAAATCATATACGCTACCTTTGCCCAAATTGAGGCTTCGATCGATCATCGAAACGATAGGTTAATGTCTGATATCAAAAATTTAAAAACATTGGCGAATAGAACTTATTTTGTAGGAAATGAAAGCAAATTCCCCCAAGGATGCCGTTCTTGTTTGTTAGGAACGGGATTGAGTGCCATCAGGAAAACGCATAAATGTAACTTAGAGTGTAAGTTCTGCTATCATTATGGCGAACTGGATGATATCTTTCCGGTTGGCGAGGGTATGTGGGAAATCGGCGGCACCAAGTTTTATGAGAAGGATATTGATTTACTCCTATCCATGCAACAGAAGCCCACGGGCATCTCCTACGTTTATTTGGAGCCATTTATGGAAATTGAAAAATACTATCCGGTTATAAAGAAGTTCAGTGAGGCAGGGATTCATCAACATCTTTATACCAATGGCACCTTAGCTACGGAAGAAACATTGAAAGCGTTAGGTGAAGCCGGTCTTGATGAGCTGCGATTCAATCTGGGTGCTTCAAATTGTTCGGACAAAGTCATAAAAAATATGGTAATAGCGAAAAAGTATATTAAACGTGTTGGTATTGAAACGCCGATGACGCCTGAGTTTTTTGCAACTTTTTTCAAGAAGAAACATGCGATTTTAGAGTCAGAACTTGATTTTATTAATTGTGCGGAATTGCATTTAAACCCCAATAACATCGACAATTACGGCGGGGAAAACATGTATATTTGCCGGCATGGCTATATATCTCCAATCTGGAGCAGGGAATTAACTCTGAAATTCATGAAGATAGCCGCAGAAGAAAGCTGGGATTTAGCAGTTCATGACTGCTCAAACTATACGAAATTTGCCAGAGGTCTGAATTTTAGTAACAACGAGAGTAAGTGGGTTGGATCCAGTAATTATACCTGTGAGTTTTCCAGAATACCTTACGACGTATTCTTACCCATTCTGCGTGATGATAATTTCAAATTTCTCAGTGAAGAGGAATTACCTGACGGCTATAAACCAGGAGAGATGATTTTTTAG